A genomic segment from Chelonoidis abingdonii isolate Lonesome George chromosome 24, CheloAbing_2.0, whole genome shotgun sequence encodes:
- the ATP6V1G1 gene encoding LOW QUALITY PROTEIN: V-type proton ATPase subunit G 1 (The sequence of the model RefSeq protein was modified relative to this genomic sequence to represent the inferred CDS: deleted 1 base in 1 codon) gives MASQSQGIQQLLAAAERASEKVAEARKRKNRRLKQAKEEAQEEIEQYRLQREKEFKAKEAAALGSHGSCTTEVEKETQVKMSAIQGNFQKNREEVLNNLLMFVYDIKPEIHVNYRING, from the exons ATGGCGAGCCAGTCGCAGGGCATCCAGCAGCTGCTTGCAGCCGCAGAGCGCGCG TCCGAGAAGGTGGCCGAGGCCCGCAAGC GAAAGAACCGGAGGCTGAAGCAGGCGAAAGAAGAAGCCCAAGAAGAGATTGAGCAGTACCGCCTACAGAGGGAGAAGGAGTTCAAAGCCAAGGAAGCAGCT GCTCTTGGATCTCATGGCAGCTGCACCACAGAAGTCGAGAAGGAGACCCAGGTGAAGATGAGCGCAATCCAGGGCAACTTCCAGAAGAACCGGGAGGAAGTGCTGAATAACCTGCTGATGTTTGTGTACGACATCAAACCGGAAATCCATGTGAATTACCGCATCAATGgctag